One window from the genome of Phocoena phocoena chromosome 15, mPhoPho1.1, whole genome shotgun sequence encodes:
- the MSRB1 gene encoding methionine-R-sulfoxide reductase B1, protein MSFCSFFGGEVFQNHFEPGIYVCAQCGYELFSSRSKYAHSSPWPAFTETIHADSVAKRPEHNQPGALKVSCGRCGNGLGHEFLNDGPKHGQSRFUIFSSSLKFIPKGKETSASQGQ, encoded by the exons ATGTCGTTCTGCAGCTTCTTCGGGGGCGAGGTTTTCCAGAACCACTTTGAGCCGG GCATCTACGTGTGTGCCCAATGTGGCTATGAGCTGTTTTCCAGCCGCTCAAAGTACGCACACTCATCCCCATGGCCGGCCTTCACCGAGACCATCCATGCTGACAGTGTGGCCAAGCGTCCAGAGCATAATCAGCCTGGAGCCTTAAAG GTGTCCTGTGGCAGGTGTGGCAATGGGCTGGGCCATGAGTTCCTGAACGATGGCCCCAAGCATGGACAGTCCCGCTTCTGAATATTCAGCAGCTCACTGAAGTTCATCCCTAAAG GCAAAGAAACTTCTGCCTCCCAGGGACAGTAG